AACCAGCCAAGCGTGCCAGTGTACTTCCATTGTCAGCTCTGAAACATTGTAAATGCTAATCCTCAGCCTCAATGGAtggatttgattcattctttGACGTGAAAAGGTGAGGATGATCCAGCTCATGGCCTCTAAAAAAACCATAGGGGGGAAACAGGAGAAGAACTGAAAAAACCAGAGGGGGGGTGGGACGAACagggtgaaagaaaaaaaatgaaaaggaaaagagagaacaGGGACGAATAGAGGAAGCCTGAAATAGAGACGCGAAGGAGTAAGATAGAGGCAAAAAACAGAAGGAAACCAAGGAGGAGAAAATATCGGGGGAGAGGAAAACCGAAAATAAACCAGTAGAGAGAGAAGCAAACAAACAGAAACagggacaaaaaaaatacacagaAGAATACCAAAGACAGACAGAGAAAATGAAGACGAAGATGAAGGGAGCAAAACACAGAACCAAAAAGAAACAGTAGGAACAGAGGAGAGGAGGTCAGCCACTACACCATCATCAGCCTCTTCATCAGCAGAGCAGGTAAGCCTCCTTTAAGCTTTGTAGAATTCAAAAAGGCTGGTACTATGCGAAGGCGTGTGAAGGCTTTACCCAGTGACCTAGCTAGGTCTGCTGGTCCAGCCCAACCACATGGGTCAAGTTAGACCTATCCAAAACAAAGAGGTgagattgatgtctttttttttattttttttatcatgtatttattttgtgattataaagatataaatttaatattaaaatacctagttTTCTACTAAAtgttgcaatatatatatatatatgatttattttcatgcatatggcTAAGTCTTtcaaagattatttaaaaaaaaaattattttatttttcttttaatatttgggattATGAACTTATACATATTCctagtattaaataaaaattagttttttatgacaattagaatggttaggttttGCCATACGAGATAATAATCTCTTCACTAAGGAGAGCTTTTCTCAAATCATagatagaacaaaaaaaaacaaaatgcacgACAATACCTTACAATATATTAGACAATTAAACAAAGCAACTTATCTTAGGTAGAGCGTATTTGCGGTGCTAATACCTGCTTTTTATGCAATCAGTCCCCATATCCGATCTCTAAGAATAATTAGGGTTATTAGTGATCAAAAAACTAGATGACGACTTCCTTCGTGTTCATACAAAGATaaaagacaaggaattcttgccTCCCTATTTTTCCTGATTTTTTCCAGGATACCAACATTAGGATTTGTGGATGCAATCGCTGTGACGTCGCACAcatgtgatatatatatatatccacccAATAGATAATGATATACTACATTGAAAATgagatatttattatatattgtttttcatgtaAACCATTAACACAAAATCCTGTCGTTGAATAGTGTCTTAGGCTTTGCAAAGTAAGTGTAACTTAATGGATTTGGATGTTACTCCCACacaaactaatatttttgtatttttatacatcATCTCTCTCTTTAATTCATAATCAGCCGCCTCCTCAACACTCTCATATCGTCGTTGTTTCGTGTATATCAAGCTATTTTAGCTCTctactttttctatttttggtttgTCCAATTCATTTGTATTTGCTTATACTATAatctgtttcttttatttttttttgggtcaaaTATTACGTTTttctttctgaaaaaaaaaaatactgaacaAACCATAATCAATGACGGTGCAGAAGAattgtaatattaaaataaaaataatcgaataaaaaaaacaacataataataaacaaaacaaaggaaaactaGAACcatgaattttattcttaaccACAGCCTTGAATGAATGAAGTGGTGACCAAATTCTGTTGAATTAGTGCTGAGAGCTCTATCTCTCAGCTTTGAAAGCCCAATTTGCAGATGCTAACAACTTTGACTTCAAATCCTGCCGAAGGCATTCAGGCATTTCTTGGCCTCTTAGCATCCCGAACCAAACTATCTTCAATTTTCGACGTTTCATTAGAAGTAATCAGAGGATACGTATGTGGAATAGGACTGTGGGAGTCTCTTCTAAGAAACTGCTTGAACCACTTGACTGATTTTTTAGGATATCGTTTCAAATCATTATTGTAATCAACATAGTAGAGGCCGAACCTCACAGCATAACCACTTCCCCATTCGAAATTGTCCATTAAAGACCAAGCAAAAAATCCCTTAACATCAACACCATGCTCactgcaataaataaatattgaatccCAGTTAGATGGATTTggtaacttcataatataattgttgctatggattaaaaaacttattatcaatgatcatttgttaataaatgaaaagaattaACCCACGTGATGGATCTCAAAACATTCTTAAGGTGGTCTCTGTAAGATTTTTCTCTTATGGGATCATTAAGAGCTTCCTTTAGTGATGAAGCATTGTTATTTACGTCATCAACCcctgaaaaaaaatcagtaaaataaaacattatgaaCATATATACTTAGTGTTAGAGAAGTACTAAGAAACATAAATGTATGATCGTTCATTTCAACCATACCATTCTCAGTAATGTAAATTGTCGGGTTCCCGTATAGATCTTTGGTGTAATTCAAAAGCCTGCTGATGCCTTCGGGATAAATATAAAGCCATTTTACACCAGCCTGTGGACCTATTGGGATTCCATTTCTCTCTCctacaaaattaagaaataacaaagtaaattaataattgataattgataaaacatcatctaattgaaaaaaaaaataaagaaaagatatcGATCATTGGTTAATTACCTGTCCAGTTAGCACGAGCATCTGACATGAATCCAACACTCTGATAATTTGCATCGATATTTTGAGCATAATATGTTGTGTAGTAATTAATTCCAATAAAATCATACGATCCCTTCAACATCTTAGATTCCTCGGCAGTGAACTTGGGCAATCTTCCACCAACAAAATCATGCATGTTACGTGGATAGTCACCATTAGTTATAGGATCCATGAACCTGCCACCATGAAGAAAAACACTGATTACCTTCTGTGTATACATACATATCAGGTCTTCTCTAGCTGAATTGAGAATTCAGAAAGTACTTTTGAATTtgatatgtataaaaaaatactaaccaaCCAAGCATGAAGTCGAGGCTTCGTTTGGTTGCATTTTGATCATCTTCACTGTTTGAGTAAGGTTCAAACCAATGAGAAACAAGTGTTATCCCAATCTGTCCACATTGACATGACTGATATTTTTCCTTGTATAGTTTCACTGCCGCAGCATGAGCAAGCAACAAATGGTGGCTAACCGTATACACTTCAGTGGCACCAGTGTTTAAGGATCGGTGGGGATCATTTACAACGACAGAAATCCTACCCGGTGCCATCGTGCCCATGTCATAACCTTGAACACTGAACATCCATGGCTCGTTCAAGGT
This genomic interval from Populus alba chromosome 1, ASM523922v2, whole genome shotgun sequence contains the following:
- the LOC118038121 gene encoding beta-glucosidase 12; the protein is MGSIDNFSRYSFPDDFVFGTSSSAYQYEGETNKHGRGPAIWDTFTEEHTERINDHSNGNLAVDFYHRYKEDVQRMKEMGMDAFRFSISWSRVLPHGRLSAGVNEEGIKFYNDLIDDLLKNGLQPYVTLFHWDTPQALEDKYGGFLSPNIVNDFRDFVDLCFQKFGDRVKKWITLNEPWMFSVQGYDMGTMAPGRISVVVNDPHRSLNTGATEVYTVSHHLLLAHAAAVKLYKEKYQSCQCGQIGITLVSHWFEPYSNSEDDQNATKRSLDFMLGWFMDPITNGDYPRNMHDFVGGRLPKFTAEESKMLKGSYDFIGINYYTTYYAQNIDANYQSVGFMSDARANWTGERNGIPIGPQAGVKWLYIYPEGISRLLNYTKDLYGNPTIYITENGVDDVNNNASSLKEALNDPIREKSYRDHLKNVLRSITEHGVDVKGFFAWSLMDNFEWGSGYAVRFGLYYVDYNNDLKRYPKKSVKWFKQFLRRDSHSPIPHTYPLITSNETSKIEDSLVRDAKRPRNA